The genomic window ATATTAGAATCACCCATGAAGTCATAACCCCAAACCTTCTCTAGAATTTGATCTCTAGTAAACACCTGACGGGGATGTGAGAGGAGATATTCTAATAAGTCAAACTCTTTTGCTGTTAACTCAATACTTCGTTTCACCCGAAAAACTTCACGGGTGCGGCGATTTAAGCTTAAATCTTCAAATTGCAACAAATCCTCGTCTGTTTCTTGTGTGCGGCGGAGATGGGCGCGAATTCTAGCTAGTAGTTCTTCAATGCTGAAGGGCTTAACTACATAATCATCGGCTCCCGCATCTAAACCTGCGACGCGATCGCTCACTTCGTCTTTTGCTGTCAACAAAATCACTGGTACTGTACTGCCTGTTGCTCGCAAACGGCGGCAAATTTCCAAACCTGTCAGCCCTGGTAGCATCCAATCCAGAATCGCTAAATCTGGCGATGAGTCTCGCGCCAGGGTTAAACCAGCAATACCATCATGGGCTACACTTACCTGATATCCTTCGCTACAAAGTTCTAATTCTACAAATCGCGCCAGTTTGACTTCATCTTCCACCAAAAGGATATGTGCTGTCATATTTTTGCTCCTAAAGCAGGTAATGTGAGAATAAAAGTGCTACCATAACCTGGCTCTGAAAGGATGGCAACTTTGCCTCCCATACCTTCGGCTAGGTGTTTCACAATAGATAAACCTAAGCCTGCTTTGCCAGTCGCACGAGCGCGGGAAGGGTTAACTTGGTACAAGGGTTCAAAAATGCGGGACTGCTGCGACAAGGGAATGCCATCACCCTTGTCGCTAACTTGAATGATTGCCTGCAAGGTAACTAGATCACCCACATCCGAGTATTTAACTGCATTACTAATTAAATGGCTTAATACGTGTATAAGTTGATTCCACTCTGCCTTTATTCTCACAGGAAACGGAACAACTTCCAAATTGATTGCCCAATGCTTAAATTTATCTGTCATCTGCACTATGTCTGCAACCAAATCATTTAATACTGTAAGACCTAAGAATTTCTCTATCAAGTCAGATGGAACTCTTATATAGCAATCCTATTTGAGTTGTAAAAATTATCGAACCGCCAAGCCGCCAAGAGCGCCAAGAGAAGAAGGGAAGAAGTTTACAAATTATTTAGAACTCTTATATGTAGGTAAACTGATTGTAAACATACTCCCTTCCCCTAATTTCGATTGCACACTTACACTACCCCCCATACCTTCTACAAGTGTCTTGACAATAGATAAACCCAAACCACAACCCCCAGTAGTATGAGAGCGGGATTCATCTACGCGGTAAAATCTCTCAAATATCCGTGCTTGCTGTTGCAAAGGAATCCCATAACCTTTGTCACAAACTTGAATAATCGCCTTGTCTTGAAGTTGATTCAATTTTAAAATTATGGGTGGATCAGCTTCAGAATACTTAACAGCATTATCAATCAAATTTAATAATACTTGTTTCAGACGACTGTAGTCTGCTTTTATCTCAATTGGATTAACTTTTGACTCAATTGTAATTATGCGATCGCTATAAATTTCTCCCATCATGACAACTTCTTCAACCAAGTCATTCAGCACATAAGATTTCATTTGAAAATATAAGTACCCGCTATCTGCTCGTGCTAAATCAAGTAAATCTTGTAGTAGGCGGATAGTGCGATCAGCTTCTGATGCAGCAGTTTCTAAAGCTTCTTGTTGGGTTTGGGTTAAGTTATTCTGCCTTCGCAAGACGCTTTGCAAATAACCATGTACAATTGTCAAGGGTGTACGTAATTCGTGAGAAACGTTACTCACAAATTCTCGCTCTTGCTCCCATGATTGGGAAAGACGCGATAACAGCATAGTTAAAGTTTGAGCTAATTCTTTAACTTCACTGGGTGCATTATCAAAATATAGCTGCGCTTGTCCTAAATCTTCAGCGGAAATCACAGAAGCCATTTGATTTAGCTGGCGCAGAGGTTGCAGAGAACGCTTAATATAAAATGCGATCGCAGTAGTTAAAACAATAATTGCCAAAACACTAGTAATACCTAAACTCTGCACCATTACTACAAACATTCTCTGTTCGCGGGTAATATCTTTGACTACAAATAACTCACCGAGCAACTTATCCTGCACTTGCACAGAACTACCGCATAAAACAAAGTAGCTTTGGTTTACTTTGTAAACTTGTGGTTTAATCGGCATTTTAGTCAGGGACATTAACTCAGCTACCGTAGTATTAGATAACAAATCTAAAGTTGCAGATTTTACTAAAATTTTATTATCAGGACTTTTTAGCCATAATAATGTGTTGGTATTTGCCAAATTATTAATAGCCTTTTGCAATCCAGTTTCAGGTTGCATCATTTCACTATAAATTTGCACATCTTGTGGCAAGCGCTTGGCGATTTGCTCTATATTATACTTATGACTATCAACTAAAATTTGCTGCATTTTCCAACTAGTCCATGTAGCGAGGCTACCTAATACCAAAGCTGAAAATGCTGCAATACCAACCGTGAGGCGTGACTGTAAGGAAAATGGGTCTATATTTATCCAAACTTTTATGATTTGCTTCACTGTTCTGGTTGCTTTTTAGGTGTTTAAGAAGGCTTAATCAATAAAATCAGACTGCTAAATGTAAAGTTACTTTCAACCGCTACATCTTTAGTTATAGCCGATTTTAACTTACCTCTGTTGTATACCTACAGTGAAAAGGCAGCGATTCCAAGAATATTGCTAAATATTTTTATTTCATCGCCCTCTCAATTATAAAAATCTTTCTCTAATAATATAAATGCATTTACTAGTAATTAAATTAATTTATGCTGAGAATTACCTTAAAATTTATAATCCTATCTGCCTTAACTTTATACTCTTGTTTGAACGCAGGGCTGAAAGTTAATCTTGCTCTTTAATAGAGATAGTCTATTTTAGAGAATAATCGCAGTCCTTAATTTATTTGTCTGTTTTAATTCAATATCCTTGGTGTTAGTGATATTTGTCCCTAGAGTGGCTCCCCAACCCACGCCAATCGTTCATGGGGAGCCACTCCATTGGGGAGATTCCCACCGTTGAAGGAATGCCACAAACTGGCTTCCATTTCGCCAATTTGATTCATGGCATCTGCAATCTAAAGGAAATGCTCAAAGAACTTACTAGCTATGTCTTCGTAAACAGGATTAGTCTTTGCTAATTCTAGAGCGATGCTTAAATATAGTATATTTCTACTTCAATATTCATATAAGTGAGTGATTGAATGATGTTTTAGAAATATAAAGATTAATTAAACAATCTTATTTTAGGGTAAAGACTAAACCGTAACCATCCCAAAATATCTTACCTAGACTATAAAATAAATACGGTATACCTCCACAAGGTAAAACTTGAGATTTATTTAACAAATAGCCTTCTGTTTCAGCGTAAGTTGTGATTTCTTTTTCTGAAGGATTTCTAAACCAGATAAATTCCGATTCTAATAGACTTTGAATTCTCAGAACAAGATTGGTCAAATTATTGGGATTATGATGGATAATAATCAGTTTTCCATCTTGTTTTAAAAGGTTTTTTAGAGATTTAAGCGCTTTGGGTATATTTTTAAAATAACATACGACTCCGTTCATTATAATGATATCAAATTGGTCTTCTCCGAGTTTAGATTTATAATCATCATTCTCCAAATCTATTTGAATCCATTCATATTTACCCTTTAAATGTAGTGATCTTTTTCGAGATGTATCAATCATTTCTTTAGTTATATCAACACCTACACCTTCTAGACTATAAATATTTTCCAAAGCTTCTACAATATCTATTAAATACAGACCGTTGCCACATCCAGCATCTAATATTTTTAAATTAAAATTTATTTGTCGTGTTTTTTGATAAGATTCGTGGATAGTATTTAATAACCACTGTCTTTTAATTTTATAGTGATAGGTTAAATTTTCATTATCCCATTTATCTGAGTAATAAGCAAAACTTTGACGTATTTTTTCTCCGTAATCTGTATCGCCAATCTGCAATTTAGAGTTATATTTGTCTTGAGGTGATGTCATACCTGTAACGTTTATGTGATTATAATTGTGCCAAAATAAAACTC from Nostoc sp. UHCC 0926 includes these protein-coding regions:
- a CDS encoding response regulator transcription factor, translated to MTAHILLVEDEVKLARFVELELCSEGYQVSVAHDGIAGLTLARDSSPDLAILDWMLPGLTGLEICRRLRATGSTVPVILLTAKDEVSDRVAGLDAGADDYVVKPFSIEELLARIRAHLRRTQETDEDLLQFEDLSLNRRTREVFRVKRSIELTAKEFDLLEYLLSHPRQVFTRDQILEKVWGYDFMGDSNIIEVYIRYLRLKLEENNEKRLIHTVRGVGYALREQSQ
- a CDS encoding sensor histidine kinase, which encodes MTDKFKHWAINLEVVPFPVRIKAEWNQLIHVLSHLISNAVKYSDVGDLVTLQAIIQVSDKGDGIPLSQQSRIFEPLYQVNPSRARATGKAGLGLSIVKHLAEGMGGKVAILSEPGYGSTFILTLPALGAKI
- a CDS encoding class I SAM-dependent methyltransferase; translation: MTSPQDKYNSKLQIGDTDYGEKIRQSFAYYSDKWDNENLTYHYKIKRQWLLNTIHESYQKTRQINFNLKILDAGCGNGLYLIDIVEALENIYSLEGVGVDITKEMIDTSRKRSLHLKGKYEWIQIDLENDDYKSKLGEDQFDIIIMNGVVCYFKNIPKALKSLKNLLKQDGKLIIIHHNPNNLTNLVLRIQSLLESEFIWFRNPSEKEITTYAETEGYLLNKSQVLPCGGIPYLFYSLGKIFWDGYGLVFTLK
- a CDS encoding sensor histidine kinase: MKQIIKVWINIDPFSLQSRLTVGIAAFSALVLGSLATWTSWKMQQILVDSHKYNIEQIAKRLPQDVQIYSEMMQPETGLQKAINNLANTNTLLWLKSPDNKILVKSATLDLLSNTTVAELMSLTKMPIKPQVYKVNQSYFVLCGSSVQVQDKLLGELFVVKDITREQRMFVVMVQSLGITSVLAIIVLTTAIAFYIKRSLQPLRQLNQMASVISAEDLGQAQLYFDNAPSEVKELAQTLTMLLSRLSQSWEQEREFVSNVSHELRTPLTIVHGYLQSVLRRQNNLTQTQQEALETAASEADRTIRLLQDLLDLARADSGYLYFQMKSYVLNDLVEEVVMMGEIYSDRIITIESKVNPIEIKADYSRLKQVLLNLIDNAVKYSEADPPIILKLNQLQDKAIIQVCDKGYGIPLQQQARIFERFYRVDESRSHTTGGCGLGLSIVKTLVEGMGGSVSVQSKLGEGSMFTISLPTYKSSK